In Ptychodera flava strain L36383 chromosome 21, AS_Pfla_20210202, whole genome shotgun sequence, a genomic segment contains:
- the LOC139121284 gene encoding LOW QUALITY PROTEIN: ADP-dependent glucokinase-like (The sequence of the model RefSeq protein was modified relative to this genomic sequence to represent the inferred CDS: inserted 1 base in 1 codon; deleted 1 base in 1 codon), whose translation MFNNLFTYGVLVIALAYIYSRNSSKDWHGVSSPETGTIAGWKEHITPPAKRISKVAVGVNGNADLIVSATELLRTLGVDPSKGKDHDLLNSLQDLGEAFSFFFERGAAAERFFSNEKVYAKVIEAADKLPNKQYYVGGNAALSGQKIASIIPDCQVLFVGPVGPKLKXLFHERITVPTSSLAASDEVHLIMEYAKGETWGSMTTPIATRFITSNDQANGRMEKLELFADNIKEFGADMVILSGLHLLPGQSESFWKERLKDVVKEIEKIPRSIPVHLELASLADSKFMHQVMEQIFPVVNSLGLNEQELSFVSSAGNGPHQGVIESEEGFPEIGVVGDIMHWILSTYGQGKLAGSRLTRVHFHSLSFHVIANVAGTWGNSKSAVGIGTRTASQQACEETEMTAEKYSLKTPEAFALSVNSPPLRREIIMYDPMNPITTWQRDGMEFYFGPVLVCKVPGRTVGLGDSISAMGLSYSEFKGS comes from the exons ATGTTCAACAATCTGTTTACATATGGTGTTTTAGTCATTGCGCTAGCATACATCTATAGTCGAAATTCCTCGAAAGATTGGCATGGCGTAAGTTCACCTGAAACTGGCACAATTGCTGGTTGGAAAGAGCACATCACCCCACCTGCGAAGAGAATAAGCAAAGTTGCCGTAGG CGTAAACGGTAATGCTGATTTGATAGTCTCGGCAACAGAGCTGCTCCGCACACTTGGTGTTGATCCAAGCAAGGGGAAAGACCATGACTTGCTGAACTCTCTACAAGACCTAGGAGAAGCGTTTTCCTTCTTCTTTGAAAGGGGTGCAGCAGCTGAAAGATTCTTTTCGAATGAGAAAGTCTACGCCAAAGTGATCGAAGCTGCAGATAAGCTACCTAACAAGCAG TATTATGTTGGTGGTAATGCAGCTTTATCAGGTCAGAAGATAGCAAGTATAATACCTGATTGTCAG GTACTTTTTGTCGGTCCGGTCGGACCCAAACTGA CGTTGTTCCATGAAAGAATTACTGTACCAACATCTAGTCTGGCAGCGTCAGATGAGGTTCACCTCATCATGGAATACGCCAAGGGGGAAACGTGGGGTTCCATGACCACT CCGATTGCGACTCGCTTCATCACATCAAACGATCAAGCCAATGGCAGAATGGAGAAATTAGAACTATTTGCCGACAACATCAAAG AATTTGGAGCCGACATGGTCATCCTGTCGGGTCTGCATTTACTACCTGGACAGAGTGAATCATTTTGGAAGGAGAGACTCAAAGATGTTGTCAAGGAGATTGAAAAAATACCAAGAAGCATTCCAGTGCACCTTGAGCTTGCCAGCTTGGCAGATAGTAAATTTATGCACCAGGTTATGGAACAG ATATTTCCTGTTGTGAATTCACTGGGTCTGAATGAGCAAGAGCTGTCCTTTGTATCATCAGCTGGAAATGGACCACACCAGGGTGTGATAGAATCCGAGGAGGGCTTTCCTGAAATTGGAGTTGTCGGTGACATCATGCACTGGATCCTATCAACCTATGGCCAAGGAAAATTGGCGGGGTCAAGGCTGACCAGGGTGCATTTCCATTCGCTGTCCTTCCACGTCATTGCCAATGTTGCGGGCACATGGGGAAACAGTAAATCAGCAGTGGGTATTGGTACCAGAACCGCATCTCAGCAAGCCTGTGAAGAAACAGAGATGACAGCGGAGAAGTACAGTTTAAAAACCCCTGAGGCGTTCGCCCTCTCTGTCAACTCTCCACCGCTCAGAAGAGAGATTATCATGTACGATCCGATGAATCCAATCACGACTTGGCAGAGGGATGGCATGGAGTTTTACTTTGGTCCAGTGTTGGTCTGTAAAGTTCCAGGCAGAACAGTCGGCTTGGGAGATTCTATCTCAGCCATGGGACTCTCATATTCAGAGTTTAAAGGGTCGTGA